From the genome of Novosphingobium sp. P6W:
CGCCTGATGAAGCGCTGACCCTGCGCATCCGGCACCGAAAAAACCCCGGCGGGATTGCTCCTGCCGGGGTTTTTCCTTGTCGGTGGCTTACGGTCTTAGGTTAGGTTTAGAACCCCAGCGCGCCGGGGTTCATCAGGCCCTTGGGGTCCAGTTCGGTCTTCACCGCGCTCAGCAGCGAGATCGCCTGCGGTGAGAGCCGCTGCCTGTAGGGATAGGCGCGGCCAAGCTGGAAATGGCCGGCGCCGTGCGCCTGCATCAGTGCGACGATGGCGCGCTTGAGATCGTCGGCATAGGCGCGCGATTCTTCGTTGGCGTCGAAGTGGGGCTGCTGACCAAGATAGTCCGCGCCCAAGGTGGTGCGGTGGTAGGCGGTGCGATCATCCGGCCAGTACAGCGCCACTTCGTAGAGGAAACCGGAGGCCCCGACCGGTGAGAACATCGTCCCGGTCCACACGCCAAGCCGCTCCATCTCGGTCTTGCGGTCGGCGATCAGCGCCTTGTAGGCGGTATCGAACGCCACAACCTGGTCATGAGCCAGCACACCGTGAATCGGCACCCAGCGTTCGCCGCCGGGGCCAAGCACGTTGAACAGTGGAGCGAAAGGCACCGAGTGAACGAACGTGGGGATCGAATTGGCGATCTCGCGGCCAAGTCCGGACAGCAGGCGGCGCAGGATTTTCGCCTTGTGCGCGGCCTCGTCGGCGTCGAATCCCTCGATCATGAAATGGCACATGTAGGCGCCGGCGCGCATCGGGTTTTCGCCCGCCAGTGCCATGCGGACCAACTGGGCGATGCCCTTCATCTTGTCCGGCGCTTTTCGCAGCACTTCGGCGGCGATCTTGAGGCGTGCGCCCATGCCGTCCTGCCGTCCGATCTGGCCCTGCGACAGCGCAAGGTCGAGACCGAAGTGCGAATCGTCGAGCCTCGCCATCGCCGCCTTGCGCGATGCGGCGTGGTAATCGGCGAAGCTGTCGAAGGCGAAGCTGAGGCATTCGAAATGCGGCAATACCGGCAACAGCGGCAGGCGGATGCGGGCCTTGATCCCGAAGATGCCGCAGTCTCCGGTGAACAGCCCGGTAAGGTCCGGTCCGTAGAAGCGCATGGCCGAACTGGCGCTGGTCGACAGGACCTCGCCGCTCGCCAATACGACGTCCATCGACAGCACCGACTGCGCAGAGATGCCGTGTGCGGTACTGCCATGGCTGAGGGTGTTCTGGCTCACGCTGCCGCCGACCGTGGCGGCGATGCCGGAGAACGGCCCCCAAAACGGCGTGCGCAGCCCCTTGGCATCGAGCGCGGTCTTGAGCGCCATCCATGTGACCCCGGCCTCGACGGTGACGACGGCGTTCTGCGCGTCGATCTCGATCGCGTCCAGCGCGCCGGTGTCGAACAGGACATGGCCGCCTTCGGGGACGAGGTAGGCGTCCGTATACGATGCGCCGCCGCCGCGCGGGACCATGGCGGCGCCCGCCGCCGCGCAGATGCGCACGGCTTCCTGAAGCGCCTCGACGCTGGCCGGGCGAACGACCGCCTGCGGCGCACCGCCGCCGCGGTAGACGTCGTTCGAGAAGTAGGCGAGGGCATCGCCCTCATGGATGACCGCATCTGCCCCCAGGGCCTCGATCAGGGCCGAAACCAACAGTTCCTCGACAATCGCGCTGCTCATCAAAACACCTGAAATTCTTGGTATCGAACACCAAGGCTTGGCCAATGTGGCGGGCTAGGGCGACCGCCGGGAGGAAGCTATCCACTCTGCGGCTATCCGGCCAGCGATCAAACAGTTCGATCCCCGCTCGAATCCGCAATCCTCCGCGCATGATCCAGCAGGACAGAGGTTGCAAAGGTGCGGCCCGGTCGCAGCGAATACCCACGAAGGGCACCCATGACCAAGGTTGGCGGCAATTCCATGCCCGAATGCAGGGTGATCGATCTCACGGTCGAACCGGCGACTCCCGAGGCGCTTGCGCCTTTCGGCGCCGTTATCGGGCGCGAGGCGCCGGTGAAACCTGTTTCGGTCGATTTTTACAAGGGCGCGGTGAAAATGAGCTACCCGGCTCGTTTTCTTTGCGAGCATCCGGTAGAGGTCACGCTGGCGCAGATGGACCGGCGGCCCGGCGAAGTGCGCTATATGGAGCGCCACTTTCAGCATACCCAGGCTTTTCTGCCGCTGGGCGGCAAGCCTTTCGTCGCGGTCATGGCGCCGCCCGGGGATGGCGAACTTCCCGACCTTTCGCAGGTGCGCGCCTTTCGTTTCGACGGGACGGCAGGCTTTGCCATGCACCTTGGCACCTGGCATGAATTTCCCTTCGCGGTGGAGGACGGGACCGACCTTGTGGTCATCCTGTCAAGCCAGACCGGCTACGACCTCAAGGCGAAGGACGCCCTGACCGAAGAGGCCCATGGCCCCGATCTCGACAAGAAGGACATCGTCGCCCGCACCGGCAACGTGTTCCGTTTCGAACTGATGGAGTGAGTTGATGGCAGAGCGCATGAACCTCGATCGCAAGGCGCGGTCCAAGGGCAGCCAGCCGGTGGTGTTCGAAAGCGAGACGGTCGATGCCCTCGCCGGGCTGGTGTTGGCGCTGCTGGGCGAAGTGGTCGTGCTGAAGGACCGGCTCGACGCGAACGAGCGGCTGCTTAAGGCTGCGGACTTGCATGGACCCGCCGATATCGACACATTCGCTCCCGATGCCGAAGCGCGCGCGCACCGCGCCGCCTACCGGCAAGGTATCTACGACCGCGTGCTGGGCTCTGCCCGCGACAAGCTGATGCCCGAGGCACTGGCCGACCAGCACGACTACGAAGGCGTCCTTGACGCCGTCGCCCGCGATTAACCTGAAACGGGAGCCCTAAGCCATGGAACAGTTCCGCCAGGAACATTTCGGTCATGCCGTCATGCCGCAGTCCAATCATGACGAGCAGGCGATGGAGGACCACTTCCTCGCCATGCGTGCGTGGACCAGCAAGAATCTCGACCCGCTCGACCGCCGCCTGCTGGACGAAGTGATCGTACCCAGCATCGAGAAGAAAACTGGCAGCAAGCCGACTTCCAGCACGCAGGTCCGCCAGGCGCTGGAAGCGCATCCGCTGCACCAGTACTGGTTGACGCTTTCGCTGTTCTACCAGGACCGCATCTGGCTTTCGCTCGACGGCGCCATTGATCGCCAGTTCGAGGAGCTTTCGGCCAAGGTCGAGGCGCAGGTGGCCGAGCCGAAAGGCAGCCTTCGCCTGAACCCGGACCTTGCGATCCCGCGCTACATCTCCGCGTTCGACCATCACCGGATGCCGGGCAGCTATACCGTCGACACCGCCGAGGGCGATTTCCGCGCCGGCGCGCTTTACGACCGTTTCGCTTCCACGTACCTGCGCAACCTTAACGGCGGCTGGAAGAATGACGGGCGAGGCCATACGCTGGCCAGCCATGTCCAGGACTTCTATCCGGACTTCAAGCCGAAGCGCATCCTCGATCTCGGCTGCTCGGTGGGCCATTCCACCGTGGCGATCGCCCAGGCTTTCCCCGATGCGGAAGTCTTCGCGCTGGATGTCGGCGCGCCGATGCTGCGCTACGGCCACGCCCGCGCCGAGGCGATGGGCGCACCGATCCACTTCAGCCAGCAGGACGCCGAACATACCGACTTCGAGGATGGCAGCTTCGACCTCGTCTGCTCTTCGGCGGTGCTTCACGAGACTTCGGCCAAGGGGATGCGCGGCATTTTCAAGGAATGCCACCGCTTGCTGCGAGAAGGCGGGGTGATGTGCCACGTCGACGTGCCGCCGCGCCATGAGCACATGTCGCTGTGGGACCAGATGCGCTGCGACTTCGAGAGCCACTACAACAACGAACCGTTCATGACCTCGCTGGCCCGGACGGACTGGATGAAGGTTGCGCTCGACGCAGGGTTCGATGCTGAAGACGTGCTTGTGGGTTACCGCAAGGGCACGTTCTTCCTGAAGCCGGAGCGGGCGGACTTCTTCACCGAAGGCCATCCCGAAGGACGGGCGATGATCGGCAGCTGGTACGCCTGCTCTGCGACGAAGTAATCCTGCCTGACAGGTGGGCCGGCCAGCCCGGTCCACCTGTCGGATACTTGGAAAGGGCGATTTCTACCGGCTATCACCCAGCATAGACTTGGGCCTTCAACGAGTATCAGGGAGGGCCCCGCGCTCATGCCGGTCGAGATCAACGGTCTGCTCAACCACAACATTTCGAGCGAGACGCATCCCGTTCCCTTCGAGACTTTTGATCCCGAAGGCATCGCGCAGATGGCACAGCTTCACGACGCCTGGGGCTATGACAAGGTACTGGTCGCCAATGCCGCGATCATGCCGGACAACTTCACCATCGCCGGATATGTCGCGGCCCATACCAAGCGGCTTGGTGTCATGCTGGCGCACCGTCCCGGCTTCATTCCGCCGACGATGGCGGCGCGCATGCTCGCCACGCTTGATCGGCTGATGCCGGGCCGTGTCGGTGTCCATATCATCACCGCCGCCAGCGACGAGGAAACCCAGGCCGACGGCGATTACCAGACCAAGGTCGAGCGCTATGACCGCGCCAGGGAATACATCGCGGTGTTGCGCCGGATGTGGACCAGCGAGACGCCCTTCGATCATGAGGACAAGTGGTTCCGTTTCAATGGTGGCTTCGCGGCGATCAAACCGACCCAGGGCACAGTCCCGGTATACTTCGGCGGCATGAGCCCGGCGGCGCTCGAAGTGGCGGGTGAATATTGCGACACCTTCGCCACTCTGTCCGACACGGTCGCAGGCATGACGGAAGTGGTCGAAAAAGTCCGCGAGGCCGCCGCGCCCTATGACCGCAGTCCGCGCTTCCTGATGTCGATCCGCATCGTCATCGCCGATACCGAGGAAGCGGCCTGGGCCCGCGCCGACGAAATCCGCGAGGCGGTGGCCGCCAATATGGGCAAGCTGGCGCCGAACACCGCCGCGGTGAAGGCCGACGGTTTTAAGCGGACCGCCGAACTCGCGGCGCGGGGCGACCGGTTGGAAAAGTGTTTCTGGAACGGCATCAACCAGCTTCGCGGCGGGCAGAGCAATTCCGGCACGCTGGTGGGCACGCCCGAGCAACTCGCCGATGCGCTGATGGATTATTACGACGCCGGAGTTTCCGCCTTCATCCTGCGCGGCTTCGATCCGGTTGAGGATGTGATCGCCATCGGCCGCGATCTCATCCCGCTTGTGCGTGCGAAAGTGGCCGAGCGTGACGCCGAACTGGCAACCGCGATGGCCTGATCCGTGCCTGATTGATCTGGACAGAAGGCCGCGCCGGGCACGGCGCGGCCTTTTTATTTGCCAGTGATGCGGTGCAGGAACGGTGTCACGCGGGCAAGCGCCCGGTCAGGGCAGTCATACGGCATCATGTGTCCACATGCCTCGACCACCTCCAGCGTTTTATCCTTGCTGCCGAGAAGGTCGAGCGCTTGCCTGCCGTCGCGCTCCAGTGTGGTTTCATGGTCATTGGCGGACCACAGCAGCAAAGTGGGCGCGGCGATCGCGCGCAAGTCGCCGGGCGCGCGCGCGAATGAGGTGGAGGCCGCCACGGCCTTGCCGATGGCAGGATCGCGCGAGAGGCGGCTGTTGAGATCGGTCCACTGCTGCACCAGCGCAGGCGTGATGCGCGAGGGATCGGTGACATTGGCCAGCAGGATCTGGCGCCAGTATTCCGGGGCGTGCCAGCCGGGGTGGGTGCGATCTTCGGCCAGTGCGGCCTTGAGCGCGGGCGCCATACCATCGAGGTCGAACTTTACCGGGCCAACCGCAATGTTGTTGAGCACCAGTCCCTGCACCCGCTGCGGCCGGGCGGCGGCGTAGGCAGCGGCGGGCAGGCCGCCGCTGGATGTTGCGACCATCACGAAGCGGTCGATCTTCAGCCGGTCCATCAGTCCATCGATCACGCGAATGCGGTGCTCGATGGAATAGTCCCTGGCGGGGCTGGGGCCCGAGAGTCCGGCGGGGGATTGATCGTACCGGATCACCCGGTAACGGCGCGCGAGTTTCGCGGCCCATTCGTCCCACTGGCGCAGACTGGCGAAGGAGCCGTGGACCAGCAGGATCGCCGGGCCCTTGCCTTGCGCGGCATAATGCACGGTTTCGCCGTCGATTTCGGCGAACTGCGAGTTAGCCAGTGCGTAGCGGCTGCGCAGCGCCGCGTCGTCAAGCTGGGCTGGCGCCGACTGGGCGATTGCGGACGGGGCGGTGAGCGCCGCGAGCAAAAGCCCGGCCGCGAACGATCCCACCCTCACGCCGGTTCCTGCCGCCTGGCCTGCAATTGCATGACCACGTAGCGCCCGTTGTAGTTGCACGAGGTTCCTTCGGCGCTTTGCAGGTCCGGCGCGAAGGTCAGTTGCGAAAGGCCGAAGAACGTGTGGCTTTCGGTCGCGAAATGCGCCTGATCGGCCTCGTAGCCATAGCGCAAGTGCCATTCGCCCGAGGGCAGGGCGGTCAGCTTTTCGGCGAAGCTGATCGAACGCGAGGTCTTTAACCCCTTTGTTTCGATCGCGACGGCGAAGCTCTCTGCACTGGCGGCAAGCGTCATCTCGCCGTCCCATTCGTACAGCGTGTCGCCCTCGGGGCCGAGGGCGCTGCCGTGCAGAGCCCAGTTGCCGGCAATGTCCGGGGCTGCCGTCACTGCGGGGCGCCCGCAGGCACGGTGCGGTCCAGCCAGGTGCGCAAATCCCTGGCGGTTTCCTTCGGCAGTTCCAGCATCGGGTAGTGGCTGAGATCGGGGTAATGGATCACATCGACCTTGGTGCCGGAGAACTGTTTCACGGCATCGGCGGCAAGGTACTTGGGCAGAACCGGGTCGACATCGCCCCATTGCAGCAGGATGGGCGCCTTGACCCGCGCTGCATCGTCGCCCGCGCCCTTTGCCCAGACCACCTTCTTGTTGGTTTCGTAGTATTCCTTCACGCGGGCGAAGCCTCCGGGGAGGTTGTTGGTCTGGTAGTACCAGTCCACCGTTGCGTCGGTGAGGCGTTCGGGCCGGCCGTAAAGTTCGGACAAGGCGCGGCGATAGTAGAAACGCGGGTAATAGTTGGGCACGAAATTCTCGTGGGTCCAGACCATGGCCCACATCACGCGGCTGAAATCGCTGGGCGGCGGGGCCTTGAGCGGCAGCGCCGAAAGCGCCAGCGCGGTGACCTTTTCGGGGTACTTGGCGGCGTAGAGCGTCGAGACGGTCGCGCCGCTGGAAGTGCCGACAAGCGCGAAGCGGGTGAGGCCCTTCTTTTCGACCAGCTTTTCGAGCAGGGCGACCACGCCGGGCATGCCGGAGGAGGGGGCGCTGTCGGTCGAAAGGCCGTAGGGCGGCCAGTCGAAGCGGATCACGCGGTACTTGTCCTTGAGGGCATCGGTCCAGCCGTCCCATTCGCGCAGGTTGGTCATCGAGCTATGAAGCATGATGACGACCGGACCGCTGCGCGGGCCTTCGTCGCGGATGTGGAGGTTGGCGGTGCCGACCTGCTCGAAGGTCGAGGGCGCGGTGGCCTGCGCAGCTTTCACGCTCTCATACGAGGGGTTCCACCAGCCCAGCCGCATCGTCAGCAGCACCAATGCCATCAAGATTACCACGATAAGGAGCAACCCTCCCGCAGCCTTGAGAATTCGACCGACCGTCATCGCTGTTCCCCCCTGTGTCAATTGTCGGGGCCGGGCGACAACGCCCGCCCCGGAACGTATTTTCGTTTAGTTGGCTCCGCTGGACAGCAGACCGGCGCATTCGCTGTCGCCGCGCGCTGCCGCGCGGCGCATGGTGTGGCCCGCAAGCGCATAAAGCGCCGCGCCGATCAGCAGGAACGGCGTGCAGACCACCGCGATCGACCAGCCCACCAGTGCAGGATTGTGCAGTACCCGCTCCGTCACGCTGGCGACCATCAGCGGGCCGAGAGTGGCGCCGATGATGGTGTTGAGCACCAGTGTCAGCGCAATGGCGGAGCCGCGCATGCGCGGTGGAACCACCGACTGCAACGTCGCGAACATCACCGTGCCGATCACCGAGAACACAGCATTCGACGATGCCACCAGCACGGTGGCGAGATGAAGCTCACCCGCCAGCACCGCGAGCACCGAGGGGAGCGCAAAGACCGGCGCGATCGACAGGATCGCAAAGCGCGCCATCGTCCGGCCGGATCGCATCGAACGGTCAAGGATGGTTCCGCCGATCAGCGGCCCGATCGCCGAGAACAGGATCGACAGCGGACCCAGCCACTTGCCGAGGAACGCGGCGTCGGCGCCGTAGCCGCGCAGCAGCATCGTCGGCGCCCAGGCGGAGGCGCCGTAGGCGACCGTGAAGCAGGTTGCGAAACCGAAATAGAGCGGCAACAGCACGCCGCGATTGCGCCAGAAGTATGCGGCTTCGGCCGCGCCGGGCATGCGCGCGGCAGCGCCGGTAGCGGCCTGGACCTGCCGCGCAGGTTCACGCGTGAAGGCGAGCAGCCCCAGCGCCACGACCAGGCCGCCGGCGCCGAACACCACGAAGACGATCCGCCACGGAACCAGATGGCCGATCACCGGCACGCCCAGGAATGCACCTGCGCCCGCCGCCGTCACCAGAAGGCCGGTAAGCGAAATGGCGATGCCGTTCGCAAGGCCCTGGCCCATCATGTAGAAGGAGATTGGCCGCCCGCGCTGCGCAGGCGAGAACAGGTCTGCGATCAGCGAGATCGCGGCAGGGCCCAGCGCCGCTTCGCCAAGGCCCACCATGAGGCGGGCGGTGAACAGCCAGCCGAAAGTCTGCGCCAGACCGCTGCCGATCGTCGCCACGCTCCACAGCGCGATGCCGGCGACGATCAGGTTGCGGCGCGATACGCGGTCAGCCAGCAGCCCCATCGGCAAGCCCATGAAGGCATAGAACAGCCCGAAGGCAAGGCCCTGCAACAGCCCGATCTGCTCATCCCCGATGCCGATATCGGCGCGCACCGGATCGACGAGGATGTTGAGTGCCGCCCGGTCGATGACCGAGAGGACACCCGCGAGGAACAGCATGAAGACCATGACCCAGGCGGACTTGCCGCCCGGCCACGATCCCCCGGCCGCTCCGACGGGCCTTGCCGCCGGAGCCTCGGTCAGATCGATTGCGCTGGGGCTGATGCCTTGCGCCATGGTCAGAGCAGGCCGCAGGCGCGGGCGCGGGTCTTCACATAGTCGCCCAGCCAGTCCAGGTTGCGGAAGCGCAGCGTGCCGCGGCCCACGGCGGTCGAGCTATGCGCCATACCCGCGATCAGGCGCAGCGCCTTGGCCATCAGGAACAGTTCGGTATTGTCGGTCTCTTCCTTGGTGAAGGGCCGGACTGACTGATAGCCGTCCTCGAACGCTTCGCCGATCTTGGGATCGAAGCCGTAGAACAGGTTGCCCCAGACGAAGTTCTGCACGTCCTGCATGAGGAAGTCCTCACCCGCTGCGTCGAAGTCGAGGAGGGTGATGCCGCCGTCTTCGGCGACGTGGACGTTGCTGGGATGGAAGTCGCGGTGGCAGACGCCCAGCGGGACCTTGCCCGAGGCGGCCAGTTCGTCGAGCCGCTTGTCGAGGTTGGCGGCGATCACCGGATAGTCGCGAAGGTCGTCGGGCCGGTCGTAGACGAAATCGATCAGCGCCGGCATGCAGATGTTGTAGTCCTTCGCCGTTTCGGTCGAGAACTGGTGATCCTTGCCGGCCCAGCTATCGCCGAGCAGGTGCATGCGCGCCATGGCCGCGCCGATGCGGAAGGCGGTTTCCTCAGAAAGACGATCGCCGAACTTCACGCCCGGCGCCCAGTCGTAGAGCGCGATCGCGCGCTCGCCTTCGGGCGAGGCGACCTTGAAGTAGAGCTTGCCGTCATGCTGCGGCACGCCGACCGAGGCGGGAAAACCCTGCTGGCGCAGATAATCGAGGAAATCGAGTTCGTAGGCGACATCGTCGACATCGCGGTAGGTCTTGCGCCAGACGCGCAGGGCGTACTTCGTTTCCTCGTCCTGGACGAGGTAGACGTCGTTCATGCCCCGGTAGAGCAGGAAACAGGTCAGCTCGCCCTTGATGGGATAGCGGCGCGCTACTTCGGCGGCGATGAACTCGGGATGGAGGACCGAGTGCGAAACCTCGGCCACCGGGATGTCAGATGCGGTCAAGGAAGTCACGCAGTTCATGGGCAATACGCTCCGGAGCAATGTCAAAGATATCGCGGTCGAGATCGGGAAGTTCGACCACACGGCAGGAAGGCATGCGCGCGGCAGCCTCCAGGGAAACGGAAAGAAGGTCTTCGGCCGGCTGGATAAGCAGCGCGGGCTGGGTGACCTGTTCGAGGCGGGAGAAATCCCAGGACCACACGCCCCGATAGGCCCAGGTGAAGCGGTCCAGCACGCGGGCCTTGTCAGCGAAGTTCAGCGCGGCCTTTTCCAGTGAAACCGCCGGGTTTCGGCTCGTGACCACGTAAGTCCAGAGCTTGCTAAGGAGGTCGCCGATCACGGTGCCTTTTTCGTCCGGCGCCGGGAAATTGTCGGCGGCGGCAAGACGCTGTGCGAGCGCGGCCTCGTCGAACATCGGAATGCCGGTGAGGCCGAGCGCCCGTACCCGGTCCGGCCGGGCGATCGCCAGTTCGCACGAGAGCAAGGTGCCGGTGTGGAAGCCGTAGAGGTCCACCGGCCCGGTCAGGATGCCGTCTTGCGCCAGAGCGTCCAGCGCGTCGGAAAACGCGGCCGCATAGCCCGCCATGCCGGGAGGGGCGGGCGGCGCATCCGACATTCCGTAGCCGGGCGTGTCGAGGGCCACGACCAGACGGTCGGTCGCCAAGGCGCGGATAAGCGGCTCGTACTCATAGGACGAGGAGGGGTTCTGGTGCAGCAACACGACCGGAACGCGTGTACCCTGCGCCGGACCGGCGATGCGGTAATGCATCTGGCCGTGGCGGCAACGGGTATAGGCGCGCTGGATCGCGGGGACTTCGTTCATGGCGGTAGCATGCGCTTCGTCTTGTCCGCTGCGCTGACGGAGCATGGACTCTCCGCTGTTCGGGTATCCGCTCATGCCAAGGCGTTCCCAGTGCCTTCGGCGGTTTCGAGCCGGGCCGAGGCGAGCTTGTCCTCGTCAAGGTCGTAGGCCCACAGGAACAGCCCGTTGATCGCGAACATGCACGCAGGGATCACTGAGAAACCCAGCTTCAGAGCCAGCAGGGCACTTGCGGGCTGGGCAACGATGGCGCCGCCTGTGGTCGGCACGTAGCCAAGGCCATGGAGGAATATGCCGAGCACTGCGACGCCGAGTGCAAAGCTGACTTTCTCGATCACGGCGATGGCGCTCGACAGCAGACCTTCGCGGGCCTCGCCGGTCAGAAGGCGGTCGTAGGCCTGGGTGTCGCCCAGCATCGAGATCGACATGAGAATGATCGCGCCCGAACCGAGGCCGCCGAAGATACCGCGCACGACGATGCCCAGCGTGGTGATCGAATGGTCGGCGAAAAGCCAGCTCAGCGTGGTCAGGCAGAACAGCACTACCCCGGCAAGGTAGGTGCGGCGCTTGCCGAAGCGCTTGCCGGTCCAGACCCATAGCGGCATGGCCAGCGCGGTAACGACGTTCTGGGTTACCGCGAAGGCAATCTGCCCGCTGTAGCCCACGCCCACCACGTTGAGCATGTAAAGCAGCATCGTCGAGGCGACCGAGGCGAAGGAAAGGAACTGGAATACCTTGGCGCCCAGCAGCATCATGAACGGCCGGTTGCGGGCAATCGCGCGAATCTGCGCGAAGCCGGGGAGATGCTGGCCCGCTTTCGGCGCCGTTCCGTGCTTTACCGGCACCGCCAGCGCGGTGGCGGTCATCGAGCCGGCTATGATAAGCGCCATGACGAGGCCCATCGTCGCAAAGCCGGAACGCCCCGCGCCGCCGCTCTGGATCAACCATGCGGTGCCCGCCATCGCGAGCAGCTGGCCGATCGAGACGAACACGGTGCGGAACGAGATCAGGCGGGTGCGTTCGTGGAAGCCGTCGGTCAGTTCGGCGGGCAGGGCCATGTACGGCACGTTGAACAGTGAATAAGCCGTCGAATAGATCACCAGGCCCGCAATCATCCAGACCAGTAGCGTACCTTCGGACATGATCGGCGGTGCGAACAGCATCACGAAAGAGATGGCCGACAGCAGCGCGCCTCCCAGCAGGAACGGCTTGCGGCGGCCCCAGCGCGTGCGGGCGCGGTCGGACAGGCTGCCGATGGCGACGTCGATCACGGCATCGGCCAGCTTCGAGATCATCAGCAGGTAGCCGGCGATTTCGGGCGATTGGCCCAGCACGGTGGACATCATCGCCGGGAAGTAGGTGGTCACGGTGTTGAGCATGATCGACACGCCCACCGTGCCGATCCCGAAGCCAAGGCAGGTGCCTATGCTGAGCCGGGCATCGGCGGCGTCGTTCTTTGAACGGGGCATCGTCATGGCACCTGCTTCTTGAGGAATTTCATCATGGCG
Proteins encoded in this window:
- a CDS encoding FAD-binding oxidoreductase; protein product: MSSAIVEELLVSALIEALGADAVIHEGDALAYFSNDVYRGGGAPQAVVRPASVEALQEAVRICAAAGAAMVPRGGGASYTDAYLVPEGGHVLFDTGALDAIEIDAQNAVVTVEAGVTWMALKTALDAKGLRTPFWGPFSGIAATVGGSVSQNTLSHGSTAHGISAQSVLSMDVVLASGEVLSTSASSAMRFYGPDLTGLFTGDCGIFGIKARIRLPLLPVLPHFECLSFAFDSFADYHAASRKAAMARLDDSHFGLDLALSQGQIGRQDGMGARLKIAAEVLRKAPDKMKGIAQLVRMALAGENPMRAGAYMCHFMIEGFDADEAAHKAKILRRLLSGLGREIANSIPTFVHSVPFAPLFNVLGPGGERWVPIHGVLAHDQVVAFDTAYKALIADRKTEMERLGVWTGTMFSPVGASGFLYEVALYWPDDRTAYHRTTLGADYLGQQPHFDANEESRAYADDLKRAIVALMQAHGAGHFQLGRAYPYRQRLSPQAISLLSAVKTELDPKGLMNPGALGF
- a CDS encoding ureidoglycolate lyase — encoded protein: MTKVGGNSMPECRVIDLTVEPATPEALAPFGAVIGREAPVKPVSVDFYKGAVKMSYPARFLCEHPVEVTLAQMDRRPGEVRYMERHFQHTQAFLPLGGKPFVAVMAPPGDGELPDLSQVRAFRFDGTAGFAMHLGTWHEFPFAVEDGTDLVVILSSQTGYDLKAKDALTEEAHGPDLDKKDIVARTGNVFRFELME
- a CDS encoding class I SAM-dependent methyltransferase: MEQFRQEHFGHAVMPQSNHDEQAMEDHFLAMRAWTSKNLDPLDRRLLDEVIVPSIEKKTGSKPTSSTQVRQALEAHPLHQYWLTLSLFYQDRIWLSLDGAIDRQFEELSAKVEAQVAEPKGSLRLNPDLAIPRYISAFDHHRMPGSYTVDTAEGDFRAGALYDRFASTYLRNLNGGWKNDGRGHTLASHVQDFYPDFKPKRILDLGCSVGHSTVAIAQAFPDAEVFALDVGAPMLRYGHARAEAMGAPIHFSQQDAEHTDFEDGSFDLVCSSAVLHETSAKGMRGIFKECHRLLREGGVMCHVDVPPRHEHMSLWDQMRCDFESHYNNEPFMTSLARTDWMKVALDAGFDAEDVLVGYRKGTFFLKPERADFFTEGHPEGRAMIGSWYACSATK
- a CDS encoding LLM class flavin-dependent oxidoreductase, producing MPVEINGLLNHNISSETHPVPFETFDPEGIAQMAQLHDAWGYDKVLVANAAIMPDNFTIAGYVAAHTKRLGVMLAHRPGFIPPTMAARMLATLDRLMPGRVGVHIITAASDEETQADGDYQTKVERYDRAREYIAVLRRMWTSETPFDHEDKWFRFNGGFAAIKPTQGTVPVYFGGMSPAALEVAGEYCDTFATLSDTVAGMTEVVEKVREAAAPYDRSPRFLMSIRIVIADTEEAAWARADEIREAVAANMGKLAPNTAAVKADGFKRTAELAARGDRLEKCFWNGINQLRGGQSNSGTLVGTPEQLADALMDYYDAGVSAFILRGFDPVEDVIAIGRDLIPLVRAKVAERDAELATAMA
- a CDS encoding alpha/beta fold hydrolase, whose product is MRVGSFAAGLLLAALTAPSAIAQSAPAQLDDAALRSRYALANSQFAEIDGETVHYAAQGKGPAILLVHGSFASLRQWDEWAAKLARRYRVIRYDQSPAGLSGPSPARDYSIEHRIRVIDGLMDRLKIDRFVMVATSSGGLPAAAYAAARPQRVQGLVLNNIAVGPVKFDLDGMAPALKAALAEDRTHPGWHAPEYWRQILLANVTDPSRITPALVQQWTDLNSRLSRDPAIGKAVAASTSFARAPGDLRAIAAPTLLLWSANDHETTLERDGRQALDLLGSKDKTLEVVEACGHMMPYDCPDRALARVTPFLHRITGK
- a CDS encoding alpha/beta fold hydrolase, with protein sequence MTVGRILKAAGGLLLIVVILMALVLLTMRLGWWNPSYESVKAAQATAPSTFEQVGTANLHIRDEGPRSGPVVIMLHSSMTNLREWDGWTDALKDKYRVIRFDWPPYGLSTDSAPSSGMPGVVALLEKLVEKKGLTRFALVGTSSGATVSTLYAAKYPEKVTALALSALPLKAPPPSDFSRVMWAMVWTHENFVPNYYPRFYYRRALSELYGRPERLTDATVDWYYQTNNLPGGFARVKEYYETNKKVVWAKGAGDDAARVKAPILLQWGDVDPVLPKYLAADAVKQFSGTKVDVIHYPDLSHYPMLELPKETARDLRTWLDRTVPAGAPQ
- a CDS encoding MFS transporter, giving the protein MAQGISPSAIDLTEAPAARPVGAAGGSWPGGKSAWVMVFMLFLAGVLSVIDRAALNILVDPVRADIGIGDEQIGLLQGLAFGLFYAFMGLPMGLLADRVSRRNLIVAGIALWSVATIGSGLAQTFGWLFTARLMVGLGEAALGPAAISLIADLFSPAQRGRPISFYMMGQGLANGIAISLTGLLVTAAGAGAFLGVPVIGHLVPWRIVFVVFGAGGLVVALGLLAFTREPARQVQAATGAAARMPGAAEAAYFWRNRGVLLPLYFGFATCFTVAYGASAWAPTMLLRGYGADAAFLGKWLGPLSILFSAIGPLIGGTILDRSMRSGRTMARFAILSIAPVFALPSVLAVLAGELHLATVLVASSNAVFSVIGTVMFATLQSVVPPRMRGSAIALTLVLNTIIGATLGPLMVASVTERVLHNPALVGWSIAVVCTPFLLIGAALYALAGHTMRRAAARGDSECAGLLSSGAN
- a CDS encoding phosphotransferase enzyme family protein, which produces MTSLTASDIPVAEVSHSVLHPEFIAAEVARRYPIKGELTCFLLYRGMNDVYLVQDEETKYALRVWRKTYRDVDDVAYELDFLDYLRQQGFPASVGVPQHDGKLYFKVASPEGERAIALYDWAPGVKFGDRLSEETAFRIGAAMARMHLLGDSWAGKDHQFSTETAKDYNICMPALIDFVYDRPDDLRDYPVIAANLDKRLDELAASGKVPLGVCHRDFHPSNVHVAEDGGITLLDFDAAGEDFLMQDVQNFVWGNLFYGFDPKIGEAFEDGYQSVRPFTKEETDNTELFLMAKALRLIAGMAHSSTAVGRGTLRFRNLDWLGDYVKTRARACGLL